A genomic stretch from Telmatocola sphagniphila includes:
- a CDS encoding efflux RND transporter periplasmic adaptor subunit encodes MNVSTRRCAVLTAFLLLGIPLGCSTTAPPPEEKAPPATVKWEAPVIGALEEWVELIGTTIPAPDRLAKVTAPIEGRVVSVFGDSTGTPILEGQRIEKGTALVQLDSTVVQANLAKAAAAQEVLLEEQKQAQFAVELASSEVERLKQLKTEEEKNPSATRSLVSPVDRLKAEYALKDAQSKLKAAQGRIVAGIKEQESLQAQLKLHTLSAPMSGRVGRIQVVRGQTLSVGTVVTELVDLEQTIDVLCYVPPSLVNQLQLGFLAISSGLDAEPAASPAAEGQVVYIADQAEPETGNFAVKVRFANNEAHLRANKVQRIRIQTKPGRECLNIRESAIQADEENATVVIVVDIKTAVNAEGKAETTGIARRVKVETGMRDRTLHQIEILSLDDPEKDPQKRWSGNIREAFFVVEGGQGLQTGDTVKLDVDVD; translated from the coding sequence ATGAACGTTTCAACCCGTAGATGCGCGGTTCTTACGGCGTTTCTCTTATTGGGAATCCCGCTGGGATGCTCCACGACCGCTCCGCCGCCGGAGGAAAAAGCTCCCCCTGCCACTGTGAAGTGGGAGGCTCCGGTTATAGGAGCGCTTGAGGAGTGGGTGGAATTAATCGGTACGACCATTCCCGCACCAGATCGTCTGGCCAAAGTGACCGCGCCAATCGAAGGTCGGGTGGTCTCGGTATTCGGGGATTCTACCGGAACGCCCATCCTGGAAGGGCAGCGGATCGAGAAGGGCACCGCGCTGGTGCAATTGGATTCGACCGTCGTCCAGGCAAACCTCGCCAAAGCGGCGGCGGCTCAGGAAGTTCTGCTGGAAGAACAAAAGCAGGCTCAATTTGCCGTCGAACTAGCCAGCAGTGAGGTCGAACGCCTGAAGCAATTGAAGACTGAGGAGGAGAAAAATCCCTCCGCGACCCGCAGTCTGGTTTCCCCGGTGGACCGACTTAAAGCCGAATATGCCTTAAAAGACGCTCAATCGAAGTTGAAAGCCGCTCAAGGCAGGATTGTTGCCGGAATCAAAGAGCAGGAGTCGCTGCAGGCCCAATTGAAACTGCATACTCTCAGCGCGCCGATGTCCGGACGAGTCGGCCGTATTCAGGTGGTGCGCGGGCAAACTTTATCGGTGGGAACCGTCGTTACCGAACTGGTCGATCTCGAACAGACTATCGATGTGCTCTGCTATGTTCCTCCGAGTTTGGTGAACCAGTTACAACTCGGCTTCTTGGCGATTTCATCCGGATTAGACGCCGAACCGGCCGCATCTCCGGCGGCGGAAGGGCAGGTGGTCTACATCGCGGATCAGGCCGAGCCGGAAACGGGAAATTTTGCCGTGAAGGTCCGGTTTGCTAACAACGAAGCTCATCTGCGTGCCAACAAAGTCCAGAGAATCCGGATTCAAACAAAACCGGGACGGGAATGTCTAAACATACGCGAATCGGCCATACAGGCGGATGAGGAAAATGCCACGGTCGTCATCGTAGTCGACATCAAAACTGCAGTGAATGCCGAAGGGAAAGCGGAAACCACCGGGATCGCCCGCCGAGTGAAAGTCGAGACGGGCATGCGGGACCGCACTCTGCATCAGATTGAAATTCTCTCCCTGGATGACCCGGAGAAAGATCCCCAGAAACGCTGGTCGGGCAATATTCGGGAAGCCTTCTTCGTTGTGGAGGGCGGGCAGGGGTTGCAGACCGGCGATACGGTTAAACTCGATGTCGATGTGGACTAG
- a CDS encoding S9 family peptidase gives MRFHLGAIMVWTSLLTAAGSAADPQPTPVDGKTGLISRKIFFGNPDKASVEISPDGKQISFLAPVDGVLNVFVGPIGDPKAAKPVTKDTKRDIRQYFWAFSNHHILYLQDDGGNENFHLFRVDLADNDVKDLTPEKGVRALPSGVSHKFPLDILVGLNDRDPRYHDIYKINIASGARELVQKNPDFASFLADDDYKIRFAFKYNIDGSQSALQPDGKGGWKEFLSIPMADSLTTRPVGFNKSGDELYLIDSRNRDTGAFFSWNLKTGQQTLIAQDAKCDVGQIMEHPTEKTIQAVGFIYDRKRWEFKDPEVKADFEILSKVVDGDVNVSSRTLDDSQWIVSYLLDNGPVRFYHFDRKTKKSTFLFTNRKEMEGLTLQKMHPRVIKSRDGLDLVSYLTLPPGSDDGNGKAIHPVPLVLLVHGGPWARDGWGLNGYHQFLSNRGYAVLSVNFRGSTGFGKKFLNAGNKEWAGKMHDDLIDAVDWAIAEKITTPGKVAIMGGSYGGYATLVGLTFTPDKFACGVDIVGPSNIVTLLNTIPPYWAPGVQLFKDRVGDHTSEDGKNFLHDRSPLSKVSSIKKPLLIGQGANDPRVKQAESDQIVHAMKEKKIPVSYVLFPDEGHGFARPNNNLAFNAVTEAFLAKYLGGRYEAIGDAFENSTIKVPEGVSDVPGLKEKLPVGK, from the coding sequence ATGCGATTCCACTTAGGAGCGATCATGGTTTGGACGAGTCTGTTGACTGCCGCCGGATCCGCAGCCGATCCGCAGCCCACGCCGGTTGACGGAAAAACGGGATTAATTTCCCGGAAAATATTTTTCGGAAATCCCGACAAAGCTTCCGTCGAAATTAGCCCCGATGGAAAGCAGATCAGCTTTTTGGCCCCGGTCGATGGCGTCCTGAACGTTTTCGTGGGCCCCATTGGGGATCCTAAAGCCGCCAAACCGGTGACCAAAGATACCAAACGGGATATCCGGCAGTACTTCTGGGCATTCTCCAATCATCACATTCTCTACCTGCAGGACGATGGCGGGAATGAGAATTTCCATCTTTTCAGAGTCGATCTGGCGGATAACGATGTGAAGGATTTGACACCCGAAAAGGGAGTTCGAGCACTTCCTTCCGGTGTGAGTCACAAATTTCCCCTGGATATTCTGGTGGGGTTAAACGACCGCGATCCTCGTTATCACGATATTTACAAGATCAACATCGCCAGTGGCGCTCGGGAACTGGTTCAAAAGAATCCTGATTTCGCTTCCTTCCTGGCCGATGACGATTACAAGATTCGATTCGCCTTCAAGTACAATATCGATGGAAGTCAGTCCGCCCTTCAACCGGATGGTAAGGGGGGCTGGAAAGAATTTCTCTCCATTCCCATGGCAGATTCATTGACCACTCGCCCCGTCGGATTCAACAAAAGCGGCGACGAGCTCTACTTAATCGATAGCCGGAATCGCGACACCGGAGCCTTCTTTTCCTGGAATTTAAAGACGGGCCAACAGACTCTGATCGCACAGGATGCGAAGTGTGATGTTGGTCAGATCATGGAGCATCCCACGGAGAAGACTATTCAGGCGGTGGGCTTCATTTACGATCGCAAACGCTGGGAGTTCAAGGATCCCGAAGTGAAGGCCGATTTTGAAATTCTCTCGAAGGTAGTTGATGGGGATGTGAATGTCAGCAGCCGTACCCTCGACGATAGTCAATGGATCGTCAGCTACCTGTTGGATAATGGTCCCGTACGCTTTTACCACTTCGACCGGAAGACCAAGAAATCGACCTTTCTTTTCACTAACCGCAAGGAGATGGAAGGTCTGACTCTCCAGAAAATGCATCCCCGAGTTATCAAATCTCGAGATGGTTTAGATCTGGTCAGCTACCTGACTTTGCCCCCCGGTTCCGATGATGGCAATGGAAAAGCGATTCATCCCGTTCCTCTGGTTCTTCTGGTGCACGGGGGCCCGTGGGCACGGGATGGCTGGGGGCTGAATGGTTACCACCAATTTTTATCCAATCGAGGTTACGCGGTTCTCAGTGTGAATTTCCGCGGCTCGACCGGCTTCGGCAAGAAATTCCTGAATGCCGGTAACAAGGAATGGGCCGGAAAGATGCACGACGACTTAATCGACGCGGTCGATTGGGCGATCGCGGAAAAGATCACCACTCCCGGGAAAGTGGCCATCATGGGCGGCAGCTATGGGGGTTACGCCACGCTGGTGGGTCTGACTTTCACGCCTGATAAATTCGCCTGCGGAGTCGATATCGTGGGGCCCTCGAATATCGTCACGTTGTTGAACACGATTCCGCCCTATTGGGCTCCCGGCGTTCAACTTTTCAAAGATCGAGTCGGCGATCACACCAGTGAAGACGGCAAGAATTTCCTGCATGACCGCTCGCCTTTGAGCAAAGTTTCCAGCATCAAGAAACCGCTGTTGATCGGACAGGGAGCCAACGATCCCCGAGTCAAACAAGCGGAATCGGATCAGATCGTGCATGCCATGAAAGAAAAGAAGATTCCCGTGAGCTATGTACTGTTTCCGGATGAAGGACACGGCTTTGCCCGGCCAAACAATAATTTGGCTTTCAACGCCGTAACCGAAGCTTTCCTGGCTAAATATCTCGGAGGCCGTTATGAAGCCATCGGGGATGCCTTTGAAAACTCGACCATCAAAGTTCCAGAAGGCGTTTCCGATGTTCCGGGGCTGAAGGAAAAGTTACCTGTGGGGAAATAA
- a CDS encoding acetyl-CoA hydrolase/transferase family protein, giving the protein MKVNDSLPDQHSIDEALKPIRSGMKIFVHGAAATPSPLLEALARRRDLENVTLYHLHTEGAMPCISPERINNFRSVSFFCGPALREPIQLGIADYIPVFLSDIPQLFTSGQIQLDAALLQLSPVDSHGYCSLGTSVDAARAAADTAPILIAEINSRMPRSHGNTTVEFKKLTTHIKTDRALPQHKVETPSDVQICIAEQVAELIEDGCCLQAGIGSIPDSVLVRLKSKSDLGIHTELMTDKMVELIQSGAVTNRLKGSFHGKSITSFVNGTRKMFDFLHDNPSIELHPSNCTNDTALIRKNDKMIAINSAIQIDLTGQVCADSLGHRIYSGIGGQMDFMRGAALSQGGKAIIALLSTAAKGTQSRIALGLTAGAGVVTTRGHIQWVVTEFGAVNLHGKSIRERGAELIQLAHPDFRGELKQSWQSLRHYVI; this is encoded by the coding sequence GTGAAAGTGAACGACTCCCTTCCCGATCAGCATTCAATCGATGAAGCTCTGAAACCGATTCGGAGCGGAATGAAAATTTTTGTGCATGGGGCGGCCGCGACTCCCTCGCCACTGCTGGAAGCTTTGGCTCGGCGTCGCGATCTGGAGAACGTGACGCTTTACCACCTGCACACCGAAGGAGCGATGCCCTGTATTTCACCGGAACGGATTAACAACTTTCGCTCCGTTTCCTTTTTCTGCGGCCCGGCTCTCCGGGAGCCGATTCAGTTGGGGATAGCCGACTACATTCCTGTTTTCTTATCGGATATCCCACAGTTATTTACCAGCGGTCAGATCCAGCTCGATGCCGCCCTGCTTCAACTCTCTCCGGTCGATTCGCACGGCTACTGCTCCCTCGGGACTTCGGTCGATGCCGCGCGTGCCGCGGCCGATACCGCTCCGATCTTGATTGCGGAGATCAATTCCCGGATGCCCCGCTCGCATGGCAATACGACCGTTGAATTCAAAAAATTGACGACGCACATTAAAACGGATCGGGCATTGCCCCAACACAAAGTGGAAACACCCAGCGATGTGCAAATATGCATCGCCGAGCAGGTGGCCGAACTGATCGAGGATGGATGCTGTCTTCAGGCGGGGATCGGTTCCATCCCGGATTCCGTGCTGGTGCGACTCAAATCGAAAAGCGATCTGGGAATTCATACGGAATTGATGACTGACAAAATGGTCGAGCTCATTCAGTCCGGCGCAGTCACCAATCGATTAAAAGGTTCCTTCCACGGCAAGTCGATTACGAGTTTTGTGAATGGTACTCGCAAGATGTTCGATTTTCTTCACGACAATCCCAGCATCGAATTGCATCCGAGTAATTGCACCAACGATACGGCTCTGATCCGGAAGAACGACAAAATGATCGCCATCAATTCGGCGATCCAGATCGATCTGACCGGACAAGTCTGTGCGGACTCCCTGGGCCATCGCATTTACTCCGGAATCGGCGGCCAGATGGATTTCATGCGAGGCGCGGCCTTGTCGCAGGGAGGTAAGGCAATAATTGCCCTGCTCTCTACAGCCGCGAAGGGAACCCAGTCTCGAATTGCCCTCGGACTCACAGCCGGCGCCGGGGTCGTTACAACCCGGGGACACATCCAATGGGTCGTGACGGAATTCGGGGCTGTAAATCTGCATGGCAAATCGATCCGGGAACGTGGGGCAGAGCTCATTCAACTGGCCCATCCCGATTTTCGCGGCGAATTGAAGCAAAGCTGGCAGTCACTCCGACACTACGTGATTTGA
- a CDS encoding right-handed parallel beta-helix repeat-containing protein, with amino-acid sequence MKHLLLIAFLFTYSSPLTAETFYVSPKGSDAADGSEVRPFASLKKAQMVARQLGKTSKILVREGTFYLPEPLVFTAEDSGTTWEAYANELPVISGGLRLETAWKPYKDGIFQTPVPADLTTDQLFVNGVCQRMARYPNFDPNERIFNGFAADSISPARAARWADPTGGFIHAMHRHMWGDYHYRILGKNANNTLNYEGGWQNNRQMGMHENYRFVENIFEELDAPGEWFLNEKTNTLYFYPPPGLDLAKARVEAVRLKSLIEIRGTEKRPVRDIRFKGFKFCHTARTFMANREPLLRSDWTTYRGGAIFFEGTENCVLEDCTLDQVGGNAIFVNKYNRRVVVKGCEIVQAGGNGIAFVGDPQAVRNPLFEYNQRISVSNLDRTPGPLNNNYPKNCLVEDSLIHETGRVEKQTAPIQIAMASHITVRHCSIYDVPRAGINIGDGCWGGHVIEYCDIFDTVKETGDHGSFNSWGRDRYWEVQGLNLNDDKIWDREKQTPLLDTIDPIELRNNRWRCDHGWDIDLDDGSSNYRIYNNLCLNGGLKNREGFYRTVENNVIVNNGFHPHVWYKHSQDIVRKNIFGVDHYLPAGGMPPTPWGAEMDYNLVHREGLKAPRPAVQLSKASQRDLHSLEADALFVDPTRGDFRVRDGSPALQLGFVNFPMDRFGVEKESLKKKARTPDLGKLKNADFSAPKAAKFHYFLGLKLKELEGEEFSAYGVTQKAGGLAVIDGKTVDIAPGDLIQSINAKPVKHFADLVKILQENQAKTLELGLVRKQKNLTVRIASFESITRVNPPLSVSTVRIESITTKPGTKNEPSNTLIDGKLAENYGPVFENGIRSGIYKVELGRAIAIAEIQTWTFNQNGNRGAQKFVIFGSNSPTDPGWELNKMTPLGEVELSPNPGEKFLGSSLKKSDGSALGKFRWLLWAVEPVTNSGENSAFQEFQIIEKK; translated from the coding sequence ATGAAACATTTACTTCTTATCGCATTCTTGTTTACTTATTCGTCACCGCTTACGGCTGAGACTTTTTATGTCTCGCCCAAAGGAAGCGATGCGGCAGATGGCTCCGAGGTGCGACCCTTCGCCAGTTTGAAAAAAGCTCAGATGGTCGCCCGACAGCTGGGAAAAACCTCGAAGATCCTGGTTCGGGAGGGAACTTTTTACCTTCCGGAACCTCTGGTTTTTACGGCCGAGGATTCGGGAACTACCTGGGAAGCCTATGCGAATGAATTGCCGGTGATCAGCGGCGGACTTCGATTGGAAACGGCCTGGAAACCATACAAAGATGGCATCTTTCAGACTCCCGTACCTGCCGATCTCACGACCGATCAGCTGTTCGTCAATGGCGTTTGTCAGAGGATGGCGCGGTATCCCAACTTCGATCCGAACGAAAGAATTTTTAATGGCTTTGCCGCCGATAGCATCAGTCCGGCCCGGGCGGCGCGCTGGGCCGACCCCACCGGCGGATTTATCCATGCCATGCATCGGCACATGTGGGGCGACTATCACTACCGGATTCTGGGTAAAAATGCCAACAACACTCTCAATTACGAAGGAGGTTGGCAGAACAACCGCCAGATGGGTATGCACGAAAATTATCGATTCGTCGAAAACATATTTGAGGAACTCGATGCCCCGGGAGAATGGTTCCTGAACGAAAAGACGAACACTCTCTACTTCTATCCTCCTCCTGGGCTGGATCTCGCCAAAGCTCGTGTGGAAGCCGTGCGGCTGAAGTCTCTGATCGAGATTCGTGGCACCGAGAAAAGGCCAGTGCGCGACATCCGGTTTAAAGGTTTCAAATTCTGCCACACCGCTCGCACTTTCATGGCGAACCGAGAACCTCTGTTGCGGAGCGATTGGACGACTTATCGGGGCGGGGCCATTTTTTTCGAGGGAACCGAAAATTGCGTGCTGGAAGATTGCACACTGGATCAGGTCGGCGGTAATGCCATCTTCGTCAACAAATATAATCGCCGAGTTGTCGTGAAAGGCTGTGAGATCGTGCAAGCCGGAGGCAACGGAATTGCCTTTGTTGGGGATCCCCAGGCCGTTCGCAATCCCCTTTTCGAGTATAACCAGAGGATTTCCGTCTCGAATCTGGATCGGACTCCCGGACCGTTAAACAACAATTATCCCAAAAATTGTCTGGTGGAAGATTCTCTGATCCATGAAACCGGCCGGGTGGAAAAACAAACCGCGCCCATTCAAATTGCCATGGCGAGCCATATCACCGTTCGGCATTGCTCCATTTATGATGTTCCCCGGGCGGGAATCAACATCGGCGATGGCTGCTGGGGCGGCCACGTTATCGAATATTGCGATATTTTCGATACCGTCAAGGAGACGGGAGATCATGGTTCGTTCAACTCCTGGGGACGGGATCGATACTGGGAAGTTCAAGGGCTGAATCTCAACGACGACAAAATCTGGGATCGGGAGAAGCAAACTCCCCTGCTGGACACAATCGATCCCATCGAGCTTCGCAATAATCGTTGGCGTTGCGATCACGGTTGGGATATCGATCTCGATGATGGCTCTTCGAACTATCGCATTTACAACAATCTTTGCCTGAATGGTGGTCTAAAAAATCGCGAAGGCTTTTATCGAACGGTCGAGAACAACGTCATCGTCAATAACGGATTTCATCCGCACGTCTGGTACAAACATAGCCAGGATATCGTTCGCAAAAACATCTTTGGCGTCGACCATTACCTACCGGCGGGGGGCATGCCCCCGACGCCGTGGGGGGCCGAAATGGATTACAACCTCGTGCATCGGGAGGGCCTGAAGGCGCCCAGACCGGCCGTTCAATTGTCAAAGGCTTCCCAGCGCGATCTTCATTCCCTGGAAGCCGATGCGTTGTTCGTCGATCCGACCCGGGGAGATTTTCGAGTTCGCGATGGCTCTCCCGCGTTACAGCTGGGCTTCGTGAATTTCCCCATGGATCGGTTTGGAGTAGAGAAAGAATCTTTGAAGAAGAAGGCCCGAACACCCGATTTAGGAAAGCTCAAAAACGCCGATTTTTCGGCTCCGAAAGCGGCCAAATTCCACTACTTCCTGGGCTTAAAACTCAAGGAACTGGAGGGAGAGGAATTTTCTGCGTACGGTGTGACTCAAAAGGCTGGCGGCCTCGCGGTGATCGATGGCAAAACGGTCGATATCGCACCGGGGGATTTGATTCAATCGATCAATGCAAAGCCTGTCAAGCACTTTGCAGATCTCGTGAAGATTCTCCAGGAAAATCAGGCAAAAACCCTGGAGTTGGGTTTGGTTCGGAAGCAGAAAAACCTGACGGTTCGCATTGCATCGTTCGAAAGCATAACCCGAGTAAACCCACCACTGTCGGTAAGTACCGTTCGCATCGAATCTATTACAACAAAACCGGGTACTAAAAATGAACCGTCGAATACCTTGATCGATGGCAAGCTGGCGGAGAACTACGGGCCGGTTTTTGAGAACGGAATTCGTTCGGGAATCTACAAAGTCGAGTTGGGGCGAGCGATCGCGATTGCAGAAATCCAAACCTGGACTTTTAATCAGAATGGCAATCGCGGCGCGCAGAAATTCGTGATTTTTGGAAGTAACTCCCCAACCGATCCCGGTTGGGAGTTGAATAAGATGACCCCGCTTGGAGAAGTCGAACTCTCCCCCAATCCGGGGGAGAAATTCCTGGGGAGCAGTCTCAAAAAATCGGACGGATCGGCCCTGGGAAAATTCCGTTGGCTACTCTGGGCGGTTGAACCGGTCACGAATTCGGGCGAGAACTCGGCGTTTCAGGAATTTCAAATTATCGAGAAAAAGTAA
- a CDS encoding serine hydrolase domain-containing protein gives MRIILSLVILYGLATAASAADLPRSQPEEEGVPSAAIQSFLEAANQKIDSLHSFVLLRHGKCIAEAYWTPYDGQTRHQLYSLSKSFTSTAVGLAISEGKLSLDDPVLKFFPDEAPANPSANLKSMRVSDLLRMSTGHQTEPGRTSGESWAKTFLAHPVPFKPGTHFVYNTSATYMLSAIVQKATGQTLLDYLKLRLFDPLGIENPTWETSPQGVSTGGYGLSIRTKDIASFGQLYLQKGKWNGTQLIPAAWVEKATSLQTSNGSNPASDWDQGYGYQFWRCRHGAYRGDGAFGQYCLVLPEQDAVIAITSGLNDMQAVLNLVWDKLLPAFSEKPLVLDQKQSHLLEKTCKSLMIRIPETKGAAVTGSDRKFVFTNPPFKLESLSLQTAKLGRKLIVQFDGKEQQISCGNTSWLNGEAAWAMFPTQPIAACGNWTSADTFTAKICFRETPFITTLQLKFVGDELQLKSQMNVGFGPTKEQIIVGKAR, from the coding sequence ATGAGAATAATTTTGAGCCTGGTAATATTGTATGGGTTAGCAACTGCTGCTTCCGCAGCAGATCTGCCACGAAGCCAACCGGAAGAAGAGGGAGTTCCCTCCGCGGCGATTCAATCGTTTCTGGAAGCGGCGAATCAAAAAATCGATTCTCTGCATAGCTTCGTCCTCTTGAGACATGGTAAGTGCATCGCTGAGGCTTATTGGACGCCCTACGATGGGCAGACCAGACATCAACTCTATTCGCTGAGTAAAAGCTTCACTTCCACGGCCGTCGGATTGGCAATCAGCGAAGGAAAACTGAGCCTGGACGATCCCGTCCTGAAATTCTTTCCCGATGAAGCCCCCGCAAATCCCAGTGCGAATTTGAAATCGATGCGCGTGAGCGATCTGTTGCGGATGTCCACCGGTCACCAAACCGAACCGGGCCGAACCTCAGGAGAATCGTGGGCCAAAACGTTTCTGGCCCATCCCGTTCCTTTTAAACCTGGTACTCATTTCGTTTACAACACTTCCGCAACTTACATGCTCTCGGCCATCGTTCAGAAAGCGACGGGGCAGACCTTACTCGACTATCTGAAACTGCGGCTGTTCGATCCGCTGGGTATCGAGAATCCGACTTGGGAAACGAGTCCGCAGGGAGTCTCGACCGGTGGTTATGGATTGAGCATTCGAACCAAGGACATCGCCAGCTTCGGGCAGCTCTACCTGCAGAAAGGCAAATGGAATGGCACACAACTCATTCCGGCCGCCTGGGTGGAAAAAGCCACTTCGCTGCAAACCTCCAATGGCAGCAACCCCGCAAGCGATTGGGATCAGGGTTACGGCTACCAGTTCTGGCGCTGCCGGCATGGGGCCTATCGCGGAGATGGCGCTTTCGGCCAATATTGCCTCGTGCTGCCCGAACAGGATGCCGTGATCGCCATTACCTCGGGCCTGAACGACATGCAGGCTGTTTTGAATTTGGTTTGGGATAAACTGTTGCCCGCATTTTCAGAGAAGCCGTTAGTTCTCGATCAAAAGCAATCCCATCTATTGGAAAAGACTTGCAAGAGCCTGATGATCCGTATTCCAGAGACCAAAGGGGCTGCCGTCACTGGCTCTGACCGCAAATTTGTCTTCACGAATCCACCATTTAAGCTGGAATCGCTGAGCCTCCAAACGGCGAAATTGGGAAGAAAATTAATCGTTCAATTCGATGGAAAAGAGCAACAAATTTCCTGCGGCAATACTTCCTGGCTCAATGGAGAGGCGGCCTGGGCGATGTTCCCCACACAGCCGATCGCGGCCTGTGGCAATTGGACTTCCGCTGACACGTTTACTGCCAAAATCTGCTTTCGGGAAACGCCGTTCATCACCACCCTGCAGCTGAAATTCGTCGGCGACGAACTTCAGCTGAAATCTCAGATGAACGTCGGCTTTGGGCCGACGAAAGAACAGATTATCGTCGGTAAAGCGAGGTGA
- a CDS encoding DUF4214 domain-containing protein, whose amino-acid sequence MLDQPKLKSEILEERCVPTTNVLTSSYTTSSANVSSDTSTTITVPQYTLALAPSGVPTTFAGLFAPQPSSDGYQAFLKGLYNGVLFRAPDTAGYNSWLTQLENGSVSRYYVTQAFINSTENRTNQVQGWFEQYLDRNADPTGLAFYVNQLQTGFSESQVLSEIILSSEFTSANDTNAFVNTLYQTILGRAADAAGLAYWTSALNNGTVSRATVLNDFITSPEGLQAVINSEYSSYLERTPKFWETNQAAWALANGYYTYGQFQASILTSREFFSDAIANEQA is encoded by the coding sequence ATGCTCGATCAACCCAAGCTAAAGTCGGAAATCCTGGAAGAACGATGCGTACCGACCACCAATGTCCTCACGTCTTCCTACACAACTTCAAGTGCCAATGTCTCGAGCGACACATCGACGACAATCACTGTGCCGCAATACACGCTCGCCCTAGCCCCTTCGGGTGTGCCGACCACATTCGCGGGCTTATTCGCTCCCCAGCCCAGCTCCGATGGATATCAGGCATTTCTGAAAGGTCTCTACAACGGGGTGCTTTTTCGCGCTCCCGATACCGCCGGTTACAATTCCTGGTTAACGCAACTCGAAAATGGAAGCGTTTCCCGGTATTACGTCACGCAAGCATTCATCAATTCCACTGAAAATCGCACGAATCAGGTCCAAGGGTGGTTCGAGCAATATTTGGATCGGAATGCGGACCCGACGGGCCTGGCGTTTTATGTGAATCAATTACAGACCGGCTTTAGCGAATCGCAAGTGCTCAGTGAGATCATTCTCTCCAGTGAATTCACATCGGCTAACGATACGAATGCTTTTGTCAACACTCTTTATCAAACGATCCTGGGGCGCGCCGCGGACGCGGCCGGTCTGGCGTACTGGACTTCCGCTCTAAACAATGGAACCGTAAGCCGGGCGACTGTACTCAACGACTTCATAACCTCACCCGAAGGATTGCAGGCGGTCATTAATTCGGAGTACTCGAGCTATTTGGAGCGAACTCCCAAGTTCTGGGAAACCAATCAGGCGGCATGGGCTTTGGCGAATGGTTATTACACCTATGGCCAATTCCAAGCTTCCATTCTCACCTCGCGAGAATTCTTTAGTGATGCCATTGCGAATGAGCAGGCGTGA